Within the Bacteroidota bacterium genome, the region GGCTGTGGCAGATAAAGAACTGTGAACCGCCCGTATCGGGACCGGCATGAGCCATAGACAATACGCCTCTGTCGTGATACTGATGTCCACCTTTGGTTTCGCATTTGATGTTGTAACCGGGACCGCCGGTACCGTCGCCGCGGGGACAACCGCCCTGAATAACGAAATCGGGAATGACGCGGTGAAACGTAAGACCATTGTAATAACCGCTTTCGGCAAGCTTGATAAAGTTTGCTACC harbors:
- a CDS encoding peptidylprolyl isomerase, coding for MKIANIHTAKGVMKIEFFEKDTPGTVANFIKLAESGYYNGLTFHRVIPDFVIQGGCPRGDGTGGPGYNIKCETKGGHQYHDRGVLSMAHAGPDTGGSQFFICHSRTNTSHLDGHHTCFGRVIEGLEVIDQIRQGDKMDKVEIVEI